tacaattttattcaatataaaatttattcttACAGGTAAAAAAGTACATTAACATTTCACGTTGGAACTTTGTACTTTTATAATTGCATctgtatatatagatagattaaTGGTGATGGTATTTATCACTTCAGAGGTACATGTTTACTTGAACAATGTTTATGAGTATGTGATTATAATTTCCGTATGCTTATATCCTAATATGGAATTTCTTTTTATCCACAGATTTTCTACCATGGATAAAAAAGTTATAGGTTATGCACATCAAACTTCTCTAAATAATTGTCAAGGTATAACATTATGCTTGGTTTaactttatcattattattttgatttttgtttacaATTAACATTACATTTCTTTTATAACAGATGTTGCTAAAGATTCTGAAGTTTCCATAAAGATGATATTCAAAAATACTTCACAAATGCGTaatgaatatttgaaaaataaacaagcACAATGGAGAACCGAAATATATAAAGGAGTTTTACCAAATTGTCAAGGTATATTTTCATggttgattattattattattattattattattattattattattattattattatcattattattttacaCATTTATCTTTTGTACAGATGTTGCTAAAGATTCTGAAGTTTCCATAAACATGATGTACACAAATATTTCACCTTAGTCTAGCGATTAAGGTAGTCTTTTATTGTAAAAGTTTATTCACACTCGATTTTTACGCTAAATCATATACTTTGATTAAGTTATAAATTAAGGAGGAAATGGGTAATTAATTATAGCTTTATAAACTTATTTCAATGCAGGTAAtgcaaaaataattaataaaagaaggTATACTTAAGAACAACTTCCTAAaaaattatctatttatattgtaatgaattttaaataatgatttagaaaatatttcattaatgaCAGCCAAAATTCGACAAAGAATATACAGGGTCAAGATgtgattatattttatatattatagcTTAATGTAATAaatttgttgtatttttggTCTATAATATAAACACAATGAAAGAGTGCATCAAAACCACAAAAAACATGTGATAAATTTAGATTTCGTGAAAAAAGTTCTCATTAATATATAATGATAGTGTGAGTCAAAACGATGacgtaaaattaataataaaattggTGCTAAGTATATCTAACAActttaagtttatatatattcataaaaaTGTCAATCTCTGTTAACAAGTCCGTCTTGAAGTTTAATGATGGGATGGACAAAGAGATACCAAAGATACACAAattgaaaaaatttgaaaagtaaaatatttaatccttttatgtttaaaactcttaagttatttttcttatataaatTTGGTTAGGATGTTGAGGGTTTCATGTAGAAAATAGGTAATTGTATGGGTGGAGTTGATATGTGGAAAAAATAGATCTGATGAGATGCATTAACAATTACTCGAAGTCGTTAGTGATTTTGAAGAAGTATATTGTTCATGcttaatttaacttttttttttataattactttttaataatatatagattgtttaaaattaatattacatTTATCTTTGTCACAAATATAATTAACGAATATGAAGTTTCCATAGATCTTATGTATACAATTATCTCACAAAAGCGAAAGGAATATTTGAAAATCCAACAAGCAAAATGGACAActgaaatatataaaagagtttTACTAGATCGATCATTCGTTTAAAGAATGATTAtgaatatattatgtatatataagactcttagagtgttatattagatttagtatttatatacatgtatgtttGTTCGTGTATTTGAATTAATATTACATTTATCTTTTGCATAATAGTGCATTTTGCATGGTAATAGTAGATGGACGTAGAATATTACAACGGAAGGAGTTATCTTTGTAGTAATGCTTTAACTATGAAGTAATATGATCAGGTAACGCTACCAATATTTTTGATATCTATCTGAATTgatgttttattttcttaaataaattgATGTAAGAAGTGCTAGAAGCTTAAGAGTTTATgtaagcaatttttttttttttttagaatatatatatatgtaagcaGTTACCTACTCTAATGCTTCCATTCTATCTTCTTTGATGTGAGTCCTTTTTTCCGTATCCGAATCTTGCCAAAAAGGCACCATCTTTGTACTTCAGGATTCGCgtttctttatttcctttttttactCTCACATAATATAATCTTTGGATTTTTGCATACTTTATTTTGTAGACATTGGTACATGAAGCAATCCACATTTATGCTAATTTTATTCTAAaagttttataatatatatgtatgctaaAGATGTAACCATTGATAATATTAGTTGTGTTTGGCACCCAAATGTCGAATCTGCATAGGCAAACCATATTCAGGATGAGGGTTTATGGAGATGGAGTTTTATTGACTTTATTAACATGATAGAGTTCTATGTTTTATTTTAGAACGAACAAGTAGCAAAGTTTACGGTATTCCCCTATTGCTGAAAAGTGTCTCTATAAGTGGAATTGTGTTgaacttatatcaaattcggttTGTTTATTTGATTATTATAAGTGTTCATGGGGATGTCATTTTATAAAGATCTAAACACAAGTATAAACTCAAAATTACATAACTCAATTACATTATTCGAGTCGCTATACAAGTACCTTTTTACAACTTAGTGTGTAATATTTGGTGTAGAAAGTGTTATTAACGAGTTATTAATTGAACATTAGAACAATAAATATAATGTTGTGCTCACgtagttttttaattttattaaaacttATATGACAATATACCGGTAAGTGCTAGCTTACGGGATCTCTACTTTTAGGAACTCTTGATCTGTTACAAATTATTGATAGATTTTATGATAAAAAAACCAAATCTCTATAGATGTTTCactataaatatgtataaagaAACGACTATTTGACTTTGACATGAAACAAGAGAGAATTTTTGAACATGAATTGAGAGACACGTTTTTCTTACATTTTAATTAAAGATAATAAGTTTTCATGGATAAAAACTATTTTCGCTATATTAACCAATTAAAGTAAAAAACTATGTCCTTTGTTGTTCATATTTCACACatgtatattttaaaatatgggaATTGAGTATTAATTTAAATTTCAGCATAAATTTTAGAATTAGGTTTACATCACTGACGTcgctaaaattttattatatgaataattaattttcacatttcataatttattattttaaatatattaagcggtacaataaaaaatattattagattcaaataaaattaatacaataaTGTGTCAAATTTAGCCTGGAATCTATGAGTAACTTATGAACTCAAATCTTAAAAATTactcctccgtcccaatttatgtggcacttttcgcttttcaagaaccaatttgactaaactttgaagctaaattggattagattaacttaatattttaggattaaaatttatatatttgaaaactacatgaaaagtactataattgcaacttttcttatatcaatttggtgaaaaaatacatcttaaaatgttggtcaaagttcatatagtttgaatctcgggaaacgaaaagtgccacataaattgggacaaagggagtacaACGATTCATCAATAAATTAAACCGCTGAATTTTATTGCACATAACATAATATTACTATAATTTTAAATGGAGGAAgtaattttttcctttcttgttaGCCTTCTTATCAAAGGTTGTGGATCGAATAGTTTAACATTCACAGttaatcaaataataaaaatcaaatctGAAAACTCTAGATATATTGTATCCGCTTTTGTGATTGCAAttttgaacctttaaacatttaataatttatacaatGTGCAGATTGATGAGTTATCGATTAGAAGAGAGAGAGTAATTTTGTCTAACAATTAAGCAAGTAGGGGTACCTTTTCTTCATAGACATTGAATTaattctcttttgttttttcttcttgtgtTATAGAAGTGAAATTGAGGAATAGGAATAAATATTGTTAAGAAATACATACTAACTGTTTATATTACACTTAAAGAGGAGTGATAGGCAAGGACATAAGTgataaacaaataaacaatcGTATGATAAAGTACTTAAAAATGCAAACGCAATAAATatgaaacaagaaaaataagaagtataaaaaattatactgtagaaattatatatacaagTATAAGTGTATATTCTAATTTGAGAAGGGAAGTCTTGATTTATGATCGAAATATCATACTCTATAGATAGGGACCACTAATTGAAATTTTAATAGATAttgaataaaacaaaaatacaatttaaattcatatgtaggtaatatcaataattaaaactaaaaTTCAGTATCTCAAATTGAAAACTAAATATAAGTAATTCAAAATCATTATTTGAATTATGGgtaaaacactaaataataaaataatgaaaaatattataGTAAACAAATGCATACAAGAGGATAATACGTGACAGTGTGAGATATTTATGATTTTGGTTAAtttgtaaaataaataaagtaaataattaaataatgctAAAAGTTATTATTAACAAATTTAAACAATAAACTAAGCTTATAAATTAGTTTGTTTTTCATAAGTATTAACTATTATAACCCTAAGTGCTAAAATATGTTAACATTTCTCATGTAAGCTTTATAGTATTACTTTACAACAAGGTGCATCTTCAAATTGTTCAATAAATCTGTATATTCGTGATTACGTTTATCAACTcaccgcgcatcgcgcgggtacgtatactagtttaattaaatattaaaagtgTCCTTTCACTAATAGCCTAAGCTGTTAGATGAACTAGTCACACATttcaacatcatatcatagcagACAAATGTTTTGTGTTTGAGGCTCACCACCACCCATTattgggagaaaaaaaaaaagaatgccCATGTTTTGCCCATAATAAAGTAGCATGCCTGCACATGAATCTCTACTTTTTGATGAAATAGTTACACATTTTAATACTAGTTAAATATACTCATAATCGTGTATTTGACCTGTGATTATAATACGagttcaccaaaaaaaaaataaaaaaaaaaaaaaaaaaaaaatttattaagtaaGGTTTGATCCTGAAACCTCTaggtaaataaaataaactttaaccaagtgcaccatttaCCTTTTTTGTAGTATGTGTTCCAGCAAAtagtattatactaattttaggaaatatatacataaaatacctagtTTTATGGAGAGACCATGTATTCACGTGTCCCATTTTTTACACCTAAAATCGCCCCTGCTCGTAATGCCTGATATTCATGAACGAAAGGGACCAACTGTTTTGCTCATGCATTGCCAtagaaaatgcaagaaaaacCATGTTGTTCTAGTATTTGGtccattttttttcccctttcatTCTAAAGTCCTTTTCAGCTCTTCATCATGCTATTTCCTTCAATCTGCTAAGAATAGTTATAGGTTCCTGACTCTAATAGaggaaaaaagaattatagcagAATACTCACTGTATTAAGCAATCAGCATATTATTCTTAATCCCACATCGAGTTAGGACAAAATTAGTTTAGgatttaattataattagttAGGATGATTAAATGCCGAGCCTAGTAACGTGGGCTTGTGACCAAGTGGGGCATTAAAGTGGTTTGGATGTTACACATTGGGTCTAATAATGCGGAGTCCGTTGGGCCTCTCCACTCTCGGCAGAACCGTGCACGCCACAGCTCTAGATGAGCTGGTAGCATTAAAAAATCAATTGAGAATTCGGGGTAACGCACGAGAGGCCCCAAAGGCTGTGGGAAATAACTAGCGGTCCAAATGGCGCCTCTAGCCTGCATCTTACTAGAGAGGATCCTTCGGTTCTGATTAAGCGTGCCTATTGGATCCTAATCTAACTTACTACcactttttgaaaattttcaatttttatctaaattctaaataaattattttaaattcttttaagaTATAAccaaataaatgaacaaaatgTTAAGAATAAAAACATAACGATTGATCTTTTTAAGTGTTTGGCTTATTTATTGCACAACCAAATTGTGATCTAACATACTACcactttttgaaaattttcaatttttatctaaactctgaataaattattttaaattcttttaagataaaaccaaataaatgaacaaaatgttaagaataaaaatataacGATCTATCTTTTTAAGTGTTTGGCGTATTTATTGCACAACCAAATTGTGAGGTATGGTGTGCTTAATTTGTCCTAGAAATGAACCTCGCGAGAAGAAAGGGCAGGTAGCTTAATGAACAAAATgttaagaataaaaatataatgatCGATCTTTTTAAGTGTTTGGCGTATTTATTGCACAACCAAATTGTGATCTAACATACTATcactttttgaaaattttcaatttttatctcaactctgaataaattattttaaattcttttaagataaaaccaaataaatgaaaaaaatgtgaaGAATACAAATATAACGATCGATCTTTTTAAGTGTTTGGCGTATTTATTGTACAACCAAAATGTGAGGTGTGGTGTGCTTAATTTGTCCTAAAAATGAACCTCACGAGAAGAAAGGGCAGGTAGCATATTATAGGGTGTGCAAGGCCATCGTTTTCTTGTGATGTGGGACATGGAACGACGTATATTGCACATTTAAAAATCTCTAATTTTCTGTTGTTTATCCagtttttttcttcaagttataGAGATTGACTAGTatatctataacaacatttgacGACTGTATCAGTTAAGTATTTTGATTTGAGAAGAAGTACAACATAACTATGTCTCAGTCTCAAATAAGCTAAAATGGGTTATATGAATTCTAATTTCTTCATTTAAGCTCAATTCGTGCCATCGAACATTATAccaaataaaagtaaaacataagttaaatataaataaataatagtaataataatattagaaGTTCTATGACAAGATTAATTCCCGCCCTAGTAGATATTGCCTATATGGattttttccttctattttctccttttttagcTAAATCTTCTTTGATCGCAAGAAAATTGTAGATCTTTCGAGACAACTTCCTTCCACGTGATTTTAGATCTACCTCgtctttttttaaaaccttCACTTACCATAGTTTCACACCTATAGACCGATGCATTTGTAGATCGATGTATGATCAAACCAACTCAAGCCACCTTCTCTCACTCTATCCTCAATAAGTATTATTTGCAACTTCTAGCGAATATGATCATTTTTAATCTTATAGTACATTTTTGTATGACCACATATCCATCTTTCATCTACATTTTGGGGATATGTTAGACTTTAGCTTACCAACATTACCGGTCATATAACTATTctgtaaaacttacctttcaCTTATGTAGGCATCCTTCTAGTAACATGCACTTCTTCACATCAGCCACATGGTTTTAATTCTATGAATAACATCTTGATCAATCTTCTATTCTCTTGAAACAACAACCTAGATATCTATGTTATTTGCGTTTTGAACTTCAACATTCGTTCTTTGCATGCTGAGTAAACTTGCAATGCATGTATACAGTCTTACTTCTACTCAATATGCAGGCAAACCAAAGGATTATAGATGGTGTAGCAACACAGTTAGAGGTGCCATCGGAGCCGGTGATATCAAATGTGGCAAATTATTCAGATGTAGTTGTTCCCTTGGCATTGGATGTAGCTGTTCGGAGTGGAAAGAAGCAGCCAggccatgtcatttcttctgcTAGATTTGGAGCTGGCCTTACATGGGCTTCTGCAATATTCAGATGGGGATCAATGTTTTGGCTGAGTAAAAACTTACTCGCACCGAATGTTTACACTGAATTAATGAATGTAAAATATGTATCTTTTAtatacaccttgaaaatttaacAGTGTTTATGCAATATTCAGATAGGGACACAAATTGTAGTGAACCGGTTTGAATGAACTCGTCTAATTACAAatgtaaattttgaaaattcaaaaatatatattttgaagaGCATCTGACTAATGATGAATGTTGATATCACATTAAGGTAGCTCAATAAAGGAAGAAATCATGTCCCACAAAGTCCTCACATGtttttttattgtaattttaaggacttatgttgaaatttttgttatttctcaattcttgaagaaataatttatattctttgttattcaaatttttaatattagttcaattcaacttttaaaaatttatctataactatactttatccactaaaaattatattttgaaaggGTAAACAAGATCGGTACAATAATATCACTTTTGGAAGTTTGTGTTTGTAGAATCGTTACTGTTATTGACTCTTGCAGCCCACCCCCACCTTCATCTCTCTCTCACTATTATTAAGTgtaaattttaatattatacaaaaaatattattcaatAAAGGTAATCAATATAGTATGAAAATCTATTAAAAGTCATATACATAGTTCAAATGTTACGAATAAGGGATTACAATTATGTAACATTgttcaaataaggaaataattTATGCTAGGTAattaaaaacttaatttttaaaatcctAAATATGAAAACTTTTTATCTAGTTGTAATAAGAAAGGATTTAATAAGTAAAATTGAAGTTGAATTCAAAATCCTAAGAATTTTATCATTTGAGGCATGTTgagatataaatatattattaaatattaaaagtgCCCTTTCATTAATAGCTTAAGTTGATAAATGAATCCACACATTTCAACATCATATCAGAGCAGGCAGAGGTCCTGTGTTTGAGGCTCTCCACCACCCATTATTGGGAggggagaaaagaaagaatgcTCATGGTTTGCCCATAATAAAGAATCAGGCATGCACATGAATAGTAAACATgcactttctcttcttttagatGAAATAGTCACACATTTCAATACTAGTTAAATATCCTCGTAATGCCTGATATTCATGAATGAAAGGGACCAACTTTTTTGCTCATGCATTGCCAtagaaaatgcaagaaaaacTATATTGTC
This portion of the Lycium ferocissimum isolate CSIRO_LF1 chromosome 1, AGI_CSIRO_Lferr_CH_V1, whole genome shotgun sequence genome encodes:
- the LOC132066220 gene encoding uncharacterized protein LOC132066220, which translates into the protein MVMVFITSEVHVYLNNVYEFSTMDKKVIGYAHQTSLNNCQDVAKDSEVSIKMIFKNTSQMRNEYLKNKQAQWRTEIYKGVLPNCQVLLLLNMQANQRIIDGVATQLEVPSEPVISNVANYSDVVVPLALDVAVRSGKKQPGHVISSARFGAGLTWASAIFRWGSMFWLNRDTNCSEPV